In Rosa chinensis cultivar Old Blush chromosome 1, RchiOBHm-V2, whole genome shotgun sequence, a genomic segment contains:
- the LOC112181758 gene encoding uncharacterized protein LOC112181758 gives MSLENEDQHLPDQPAETNHEVNKKLKISYTREFLLSLSELESCKKLPDGFDRSFLSEFEDAFRGQRPSSGLSANSFRRNDYGSSPPTRGDAAGYSRLPHGRWESRSSGRSDKDSDTQSDKDSDSGRHYGNQARRPWQVPEHDGLLGSGSFPRPAGFAGGIAAPKVRPNDTYQLNRSNEPYQPPRPYKAPPLTRKEITDSLNDETFGSSEYTNEDRAEEERKRRDSFELMRKEQQKAFQEKQKLKPEKNKGGFDFSTLLDDDTKEEKKLLPRSSEIAEPRLPPASNNDGEKSNLPLQTPASRPLVPPGFTSTVLERNLGTKSLNHPHQVEVGNSGLEDNILHGKSNRVVNGTSDNRVEKQPVEQMVLGKQHHASASTHASFDSMSEKSLNLLPPQGAYNKIIGVDSQLYNKANTPQALEASKNSEVFEIDAEKVTNSTSILEKLFSGAVPLNGVGSSNIIEPHDSKVDEALGPHIVNSSKFAQWFHEEDKKPANEILSGRPNDLLSLIVGSEKAGPHISDGKLRDHSFLSFPSQNSEPAERLLTSNIVSPPVGDSEHMYKSIKPEAVSAVLTCEDLEQSILSEISDSGPTLQPPVQRSVVPDRKAEQPKAKVDNHASQHLLSLLQKGTGLKDIEPSLNQETASSEKVHNIDGTLIGTARHVSKEKNADNTSDPGKSLTLETLFGTAFMKELQSVGAPVSTKRGLVGSARVDVPEPHGLPFSVSDNSFVPSAIDVGPNTSNHSNSDMTANRRKQTKSDKIDEQLLGFDNPQIDLDSLQVRTDLGSKIGVFDGPADIRLPEEDSLITVSEPLNIQNFMSTGNLVKSKVFSSPNTEVDIVEKLAALNSAFKDERSIMGSQEGPPFLRGPYDIRQPDIPYQNHNVQPSSQQLHHPQMNHRGTFFHPSDSHPGNANSQMNFMTPEGMIRNDPPQSHQFPANMLRPPFHHANTGQSGFDAHHHPMLQQMHMAGNFPPPHLLQGLSSAPALPPHPNRGAPLPAHPNSQVSSFMEELNPMAGFPFGPRPVSLGGHGMPSPAPDVAGGSNHPEALQRLLEMEMRSNPKQIHPFAASGGHNSQGMYGHELDMGFGYR, from the exons GAAGTTAAAAATATCGTATACGAGGGAGTTTCTTCTGTCATTGAGTGAGTTAGAATCCTGCAAGAAGTTGCCAGATGGGTTCGACCGGTCATTCCTAAG TGAATTCGAGGATGCTTTCAGAGGGCAAAGGCCATCTAGTGGTTTGTCAGCAAATAGTTTCAGGCGAAATGATTATGGTTCATCACCTCCTACTAGAGGTGATGCAGCTGGTTATTCGCGACTGCCTCATGGAAGGTGGGAAAGTCGTTCTTCTGGACGCAGTGATAAAGATAGTGACACGCAATCTGACAAGGACTCTG ATTCCGGAAGGCACTATGGGAACCAGGCTCGGCGGCCTTGGCAGGTCCCTGAGCATGATGGACTTCTCGGAAGTGGTTCCTTTCCAAGACCAGCTGGGTTTGCTGGAGGGATAGCGGCACCCAAAGTTCGACCTAATGATACCTACCAACTAAATAGAAGCAATGAACCATATCAGCCTCCCCGTCCTTATAAA GCACCACCTCTCACACGAAAGGAGATTACCGACTCACTTAatgatgaaacttttggttCCTCTGAGTATACAAATGAGGATAGAGCAGAagaggaaagaaagagaagag ATTCCTTTGAACTAATGAGGAAAGAGCAGCAGAAAGCATTTCAAGAAAAGCAGAAGCTGAAGCCAGAGAAGAATAAAGGtggctttgatttttctacGCTGTTGGATGATGATaccaaagaagagaagaaacttTTGCCGAGGAGCAGTGAAATTGCTGAGCCTCGGCTACCACCAGCATCAAATAATGATGGGGAAAAGTCTAATTTACCCTTGCAAACTCCTGCATCCAGACCTCTTGTGCCCCCTGGTTTTACTAGCACAGTTTTGGAAAGAAATCTTGGAACAAAATCCTTGAACCATCCCCATCAAGTGGAG GTTGGGAATTCTGGACTTGAGGATAACATTCTACATGGCAAAAGTAACCGTGTTGTAAATGGTACTTCTGATAATCGAGTGGAAAAACAACCGGTTGAGCAAATGGTTTTGGGCAAGCAGCATCATGCAAGTGCAAGTACTCATGCTTCATTTGATAGTATGAGTGAAAAGAGTCTAAATTTGTTACCACCTCAAGGTGCTTATAATAAGATAATTGGCGTGGATAGTCAATTATATAATAAAGCTAATACACCACAAGCTTTAGAAGCTTCCAAAAATAGTGAAGTGTTTGAGATCGATGCTGAAAAGGTGACTAATTCTACTTCAATACTGGAAAAGCTTTTCAGCGGTGCAGTACCTTTAAATGGTGTTGGCTCCTCAAAtatcattgag CCTCATGATAGCAAAGTGGATGAGGCACTGGGCCCTCACATTGTCAACTCATCAAAGTTTGCTCAGTGGTTTCATGAAGAAG ACAAGAAACCTGCTAATGAGATCTTATCCGGAAGGCCAAATGATTTGCTTTCCTTGATCGTTGGTAGTGAAAAAGCTGGACCTCATATTTCTGATGGGAAGCTACGCGATCACAGTTTTCTTAGTTTTCCCTCCCAAAACTCTGAACCTGCAGAGAGGCTTTTGACATCAAACATAGTATCTCCTCCAGTTGGAGACTCTGAGCATATGTACAAAAGTATTAAACCAGAGGCAGTTTCAGCAGTCCTTACATGTGAAGACCTTGAGCAGTCGATTCTATCTGAAATTAGTGACAGTGGTCCGACCTTGCAGCCCCCTGTTCAAAGGTCAGTTGTACCTGATAGAAAGGCTGAGCAGCCAAAAGCCAAAGTAGATAATCATGCATCGCAGCACCTACTCTCACTGTTGCAGAAGGGAACAGGCTTAAAAGATATTGAACCATCTTTGAATCAAGAGACAGCATCTTCTGAGAAAGTTCACAACATTGATGGGACACTTATTGGCACTGCACGTCACGtttcaaaagagaaaaatgctGATAATACTTCTGATCCAGGGAAGAGTCTGACGCTTGAAACACTATTTGGAACTGCTTTCATGAAGGAGTTGCAATCAGTTGGAGCACCAGTTTCTACGAAAAGAGGCCTTGTAGGGTCCGCAAGAGTAGATGTTCCGGAGCCTCATGGGTTGCCTTTTTCAGTATCAGACAATAGTTTTGTTCCTTCTGCAATTGATGTTGGACCTAATACAAGTAATCATAGTAACAGTGACATGACAGCAAATAGAAGGAAGCAAACCAAATCAGATAAGATCGATGAGCAGTTGCTAGGTTTTGATAATCCTCAAATTGACCTAGATTCATTACAGGTTAGAACTGACTTGGGGTCTAAGATTGGCGTCTTTGATGGGCCTGCGGATATTCGACTTCCTGAAGAGGATAGCTTAATTACCGTCAGTGAACCTTTAAACATCCAAAATTTTATGTCTACCGGGAATCTAGTGAAAAGCAAAGTATTCTCCTCCCCAAACACAGAAGTTGACATTGTTGAGAAATTGGCAGCTTTGAACTCTGCCTTCAAGGATGAAAGGTCTATCATGGGAAGCCAAGAAGGTCCACCTTTTCTTCGTGGCCCTTATGATATAAGACAGCCTGATATTCCTTATCAGAACCATAATGTCCAACCTTCTTCACAGCAGCTCCATCATCCTCAAATGAATCATAGAGGAACTTTTTTTCATCCATCAGATTCTCATCCTGGCAATGCCAACTCTCAGATGAATTTTATGACGCCAGAGGGTATGATCCGAAATGATCCTCCTCAAAGTCATCAGTTTCCTGCAAATATGCTCCGTCCACCTTTCCATCATGCGAACACTGGACAATCTGGGTTTGATGCTCATCATCACCCTATGTTGCAACAGATGCATATGGCAGGAAACTTTCCTCCGCCTCACTTGCTACAAGGATTATCCAGTGCTCCAGCCCTGCCTCCTCATCCGAACAGGGGTGCACCTTTGCCTGCTCATCCAAACAGTCAGGTTTCTAGCTTTATGGAAGAATTGAACCCAATGGCCGGCTTTCCGTTTGGTCCTCGGCCAGTCAGCTTAGGTGGTCATGGCATGCCATCGCCAG CTCCTGATGTTGCTGGTGGAAGCAACCATCCTGAGGCATTGCAAAGGCTCCTTGAGATGGAAATGAGATCAAACCCGAAACAGATTCACCCATTTGCTGCCAGTGGTGGGCATAATAGTCAAGGGATGTATGGGCATGAACTGGACATGGGTTTTGGGTATAGATAG